In 'Nostoc azollae' 0708, the following are encoded in one genomic region:
- a CDS encoding NIL domain-containing protein, with protein MSNDNSLTHQRIRVRITKNYHQEPVISRLVSEYGLTVNIKAAFLGQDTISDGWFDLELQGTEAQIQNGLAYFEQLKLEIWDESRIGNW; from the coding sequence ATGAGTAATGACAATAGCCTTACCCATCAACGAATTCGAGTCAGAATTACTAAAAATTATCATCAAGAACCTGTAATTTCTCGTCTTGTCTCAGAATATGGTTTGACTGTCAATATCAAAGCCGCATTTTTGGGACAAGATACCATCAGTGACGGTTGGTTTGACCTAGAATTGCAAGGCACAGAAGCACAAATTCAAAATGGATTGGCGTATTTTGAGCAATTGAAATTAGAAATCTGGGATGAAAGTAGAATAGGTAATTGGTGA
- a CDS encoding sulfate ABC transporter substrate-binding protein: MTLWQRPRLRINSFKSFLSLFLVGTFLSVALAACGGGNQNNTNTDNSTATKKQDVEITLVSFAVTKIAHEAIIPKFVEKWKQEHGQNVNFKQSYGGSGSQTRAVIDGLQADVVHLALALDTDKIAKAGLIQPGWEKEFPNNSIVSKSVAALVTREGNPKGIKTWADLANDGVKLITADPKTSGIARWNFLALWNSVIKTGGDEAKATDFVTKVYRNVSILTKDAREATDVFFKQGQGDALINYENEIVLAQDKGLKVNYIIPDVNISIDNPIAIVDKNVDKHRNREVVEAFVKYLFTPEAQQEFAKVGFCGVDETIAKSQEFVDKYPPVKTLGTVQDLGGWDALQKKFFDDGALFDQIQAKKR, translated from the coding sequence ATGACTTTGTGGCAACGTCCACGACTACGAATAAACTCGTTTAAAAGCTTTCTTTCCCTGTTCTTAGTCGGCACATTCTTGAGTGTGGCCTTAGCAGCTTGTGGAGGTGGAAACCAGAATAATACCAATACTGACAATTCCACAGCTACCAAAAAACAGGATGTAGAAATCACCCTAGTCTCCTTTGCTGTCACCAAAATAGCCCATGAAGCAATCATTCCCAAATTTGTGGAAAAATGGAAACAAGAACATGGGCAGAATGTCAATTTTAAACAAAGTTATGGTGGTTCAGGTTCACAAACTCGTGCCGTTATTGATGGTTTACAAGCTGATGTTGTGCATTTAGCTCTAGCCTTAGATACAGACAAAATCGCCAAAGCAGGCTTAATTCAGCCAGGATGGGAAAAAGAATTTCCTAATAATAGTATAGTTTCTAAATCTGTTGCTGCTTTGGTAACTCGCGAAGGCAACCCAAAAGGTATTAAAACCTGGGCCGATTTAGCTAATGATGGTGTTAAATTAATTACAGCTGATCCCAAAACATCAGGAATAGCACGATGGAATTTCCTCGCTTTGTGGAACTCAGTCATTAAAACTGGAGGTGATGAAGCCAAAGCTACAGATTTTGTCACTAAAGTTTATAGAAATGTGTCTATCTTAACGAAAGATGCCCGTGAAGCTACTGACGTATTTTTCAAACAAGGACAAGGTGACGCTTTAATCAACTATGAAAATGAAATAGTCCTTGCACAAGACAAAGGGTTGAAAGTAAATTACATTATTCCTGATGTGAATATATCTATTGATAACCCCATTGCCATAGTTGATAAAAACGTAGATAAACATCGTAACAGAGAAGTAGTTGAGGCATTTGTTAAATACCTATTTACACCAGAAGCACAACAAGAATTTGCTAAAGTAGGATTTTGTGGTGTAGATGAAACAATCGCTAAAAGTCAAGAATTTGTTGATAAGTATCCACCCGTCAAAACCTTGGGTACAGTTCAAGATTTAGGTGGTTGGGATGCTCTTCAGAAAAAATTCTTTGATGATGGGGCATTATTTGACCAAATTCAAGCTAAAAAGCGGTAA
- the cysW gene encoding sulfate ABC transporter permease subunit CysW, translating to MTTDKPNSSKKQRYVSGVLIGIAVGYLFLVQYIPAINVFYQAFKIGVGPFLDNLTRTDFVHAAWLTLLLAVIAIPLNTVFGLCAAWAIARHKFPGRAIVLSIIDLPFSISPVVAGLMIVLLYGRQGWFGLWLQSHDIQIIFAFPGMVLVTAFVSMPFVAREVIPILEEFGKDQEEAARTLGANDWQIFWRVTLPSIRWGLLYGLILTNARAMGEFGAVSVVSGNIASRTQSLPLFVEDAYKQYETEAAFSAAVLLAFLAVVTLVLKEILERKTHIKDVE from the coding sequence ATGACAACAGATAAACCAAATAGTTCTAAAAAGCAGAGGTATGTTTCTGGAGTTTTAATTGGTATCGCCGTCGGTTATTTATTTCTGGTGCAATATATTCCCGCCATTAATGTGTTTTACCAAGCCTTTAAAATAGGAGTTGGTCCATTTTTGGATAACTTGACAAGAACGGACTTTGTTCATGCAGCGTGGTTAACGCTATTATTAGCTGTGATTGCCATACCTTTAAATACCGTATTTGGTTTATGTGCAGCTTGGGCGATCGCACGTCACAAATTCCCCGGTCGTGCTATAGTCCTCAGTATCATTGACCTACCCTTCTCTATCTCCCCAGTCGTCGCGGGTTTAATGATAGTTCTCCTATATGGTAGACAGGGATGGTTTGGTCTTTGGTTACAATCCCATGATATTCAAATTATCTTTGCATTTCCGGGTATGGTCTTAGTTACAGCTTTTGTCAGTATGCCCTTTGTGGCTAGAGAAGTCATCCCTATCTTAGAAGAATTTGGCAAGGACCAAGAAGAAGCAGCAAGAACCCTTGGTGCAAATGATTGGCAAATATTTTGGCGTGTTACTTTACCGAGTATCCGTTGGGGTTTACTCTACGGTTTAATCTTAACAAATGCCAGGGCAATGGGTGAATTTGGGGCAGTTTCTGTGGTCTCTGGTAACATTGCTAGTCGTACCCAAAGTTTACCCTTGTTTGTAGAAGATGCCTATAAGCAATATGAAACAGAAGCTGCTTTTTCTGCGGCAGTATTGTTAGCATTTCTAGCTGTTGTTACTTTAGTATTGAAGGAAATTTTAGAACGTAAAACCCACATTAAAGACGTTGAATAA
- the cysT gene encoding sulfate ABC transporter permease subunit CysT translates to MTVSSAVDTKNKPSIWKVVINNLINLPWTWRITIIYLTFMLFMPIVAMFLKVSTEPPAKFWEIATNELALATYNVTFVTSLFAAAVNGVFGTLIAWVLVRYDFPLKRIIDATVDLPFALPTSVAGLTLATVYSDNGWIGSLLAPLGIRVSFTRLGVGVAMIFISLPFVVRTVQPVLQEMEQEIEEAAWSLGASQCQTFTKVILPPLFPTILTGVALGFSRAVGEYGSIVIIASNTPFQDLIAPVLIFQRLEQYDYSGATVIGVVLLSISLVLLIAINLLQAWARRYDNR, encoded by the coding sequence ATGACTGTATCTTCTGCTGTAGACACTAAGAATAAACCTTCTATTTGGAAGGTAGTTATAAATAATCTCATTAATTTACCCTGGACTTGGCGAATTACAATTATCTACTTAACTTTCATGTTATTTATGCCCATAGTGGCCATGTTTCTAAAAGTGAGTACAGAACCACCAGCAAAGTTTTGGGAAATTGCCACCAACGAGTTAGCATTAGCAACTTATAACGTTACCTTTGTTACTTCACTATTTGCTGCGGCTGTTAATGGTGTATTTGGTACTTTAATAGCGTGGGTTTTAGTCCGCTACGATTTCCCCTTAAAACGGATTATTGATGCCACAGTCGATTTACCATTTGCGTTACCAACATCAGTTGCAGGTTTAACATTAGCAACAGTGTACAGCGATAATGGTTGGATAGGTTCTTTATTAGCACCTTTGGGAATTAGAGTATCATTTACCCGCTTAGGAGTTGGGGTAGCAATGATATTTATTTCCTTACCTTTCGTGGTGAGAACTGTACAACCTGTACTGCAAGAAATGGAACAAGAAATTGAAGAAGCCGCTTGGAGTTTGGGCGCTTCCCAATGCCAAACTTTTACCAAAGTGATTTTACCACCTTTATTCCCGACAATTTTAACAGGTGTAGCTTTGGGTTTTTCCCGTGCAGTGGGAGAGTATGGTTCAATAGTGATTATTGCTTCTAATACTCCATTTCAAGATTTAATTGCACCAGTATTAATTTTCCAAAGATTGGAACAATATGATTATTCAGGTGCAACAGTCATAGGAGTAGTTTTACTCAGTATTTCTCTGGTTTTGTTAATAGCAATTAATTTATTACAAGCTTGGGCTAGAAGATATGACAACAGATAA
- the cas6 gene encoding CRISPR-associated endoribonuclease Cas6, giving the protein MPHSLILNITPQSPIYPNFLTGRHYHALFLNLVSYVDRKLGDYLHESNANKAFTLSQLQVKNRHKTQSHTLQYAHQDAISAGTSCWWKISLLDDNLFSQLTPLWLNINPEQPWHLGSANLYITSSQGTPQSTRPWANTCRYNQLYELASETDRNLNFIFSTPVAFRQGLFDNALPTRESVFNSLLNRWNKYSGIELNNIPLESIYPSAFNIRTEVIGNYKNKFIGCLGEISYRILGNVETIGIKQINALTNFVLYAGIGRKTTMGMGMVRRRSQGTGDR; this is encoded by the coding sequence ATGCCCCATAGTCTCATCCTTAACATTACTCCGCAATCTCCCATCTACCCCAATTTTCTCACCGGCAGACATTACCACGCCCTATTCCTTAATCTGGTTAGTTATGTTGATAGAAAATTAGGAGATTACCTACACGAATCAAATGCTAATAAAGCTTTTACGCTCTCACAATTGCAGGTAAAAAATAGGCATAAAACTCAATCTCACACTTTGCAATATGCGCATCAAGATGCTATTTCTGCAGGTACTTCTTGTTGGTGGAAAATATCTTTATTAGATGACAATTTATTTAGTCAACTTACACCCTTGTGGTTAAATATTAATCCTGAACAACCTTGGCATTTGGGTTCAGCTAATTTATATATTACCAGCAGTCAAGGTACTCCTCAATCTACTCGACCTTGGGCTAATACTTGTAGATATAACCAACTGTATGAACTAGCAAGTGAAACAGACCGCAATCTTAATTTCATCTTTTCTACACCTGTAGCTTTTCGTCAAGGTTTATTTGATAATGCTTTACCAACCAGGGAATCTGTATTTAATAGTCTTCTCAATCGGTGGAATAAATATAGTGGTATTGAATTAAATAATATTCCCCTTGAATCAATTTACCCTAGTGCTTTTAATATCAGAACTGAGGTTATTGGCAACTATAAAAATAAGTTTATTGGCTGTTTAGGCGAAATTAGCTATCGCATTCTTGGCAATGTAGAAACAATAGGGATTAAGCAAATTAACGCTTTAACTAATTTTGTGTTATATGCAGGAATAGGACGTAAAACAACAATGGGAATGGGAATGGTGAGAAGAAGGTCACAGGGAACAGGTGACAGGTGA